Proteins encoded by one window of Microcebus murinus isolate Inina chromosome 2, M.murinus_Inina_mat1.0, whole genome shotgun sequence:
- the PRPF38A gene encoding pre-mRNA-splicing factor 38A: MANRTVKDAHSIHGTNPQYLVEKIIRTRIYESKYWKEECFGLTAELVVDKAMELRFVGGVYGGNIKPTPFLCLTLKMLQIQPEKDIIVEFIKNEDFKYVRMLGALYMRLTGTAIDCYKYLEPLYNDYRKIKSQNRNGEFELMHVDEFIDELLHSERVCDIILPRLQKRYVLEEAEQLEPRVSALEEDMDDVESSEEEEEEDEKLERVPSPDHRRRSYRDLDKPRRSPTLRYRRSRSRSPRRRSRSPKRRSPSPRRERHRSKSPRRHRSRSRDRRHRSRSKSPGHHRSHRHRSHSKSPERSKKSHKKSRRGNE; the protein is encoded by the exons ATGGCGAACCGTACGGTGAAGGATGCGCATAGCATCCACGGCACCAACCCTCAGTATCTGGTGGAGAAGATCATTAGAACACGAATCTACGAGTCCAAGTACTGGAAAGAGGAGTGCTTTGGCCTTACGG ctgaACTTGTAGTTGATAAAGCCATGGAGTTAAGGTTTGTGGGTGGCGTCTATGGTGGCAACATAAAACCAACTCCCTTTCTGTGTTTAACCTTGAAGATGCTTCAAATTCAGCCTGAGAAGGATATCATTGTGGAGTTCATCAAAAATGAAGATTTCAA GTATGTCCGTATGTTGGGGGCACTTTACATGAGGCTGACAGGCACAGCAATTGATTGCTACAAGTACTTGGAGCCGTTGTATAATGACTATCGAAAAATCAAGAGCCAGAACCGAAATGGAG agtttGAACTGATGCATGTAGATGAGTTTATTGATGAACTACTACACAGTGAGAGAGTCTGTGATATCATTCTGCCTCGACTACAG AAACGCTATGTGCTAGAGGAAGCTGAGCAACTGGAGCCTCGAGTTAGTGCTCTAGAAGAAGACATGGATGATGTAGAGTCCAgcgaagaggaagaagaagaagatgagaaG TTGGAGAGAGTACCATCACCTGATCACCGCCGGAGAAGCTACAGAGACTTGGACAAGCCCCGTCGCTCTCCTACGCTGCGCTATAGGAGAAGTAGGAGCCGGTCTCCCAGAAG gCGGAGTCGATCTCCCAAAAGGAGAAG CCCCTCCCCACGCCGAGAAAGGCATCGGAGTAAGAGTCCAAGACGACACCGAAGCAGGTCCCGAGATCGACGGCACAGATCCCGCTCCAAGTCCCCAG GTCATCACCGTAGTCACAGACACAGGAGCCACTCAAAGTCACCTGAAAG GTCTAAGAAGAGCCATAAGAAGAGCCGGAGAGGGAATGAGTAA